Within the Sulfurospirillum barnesii SES-3 genome, the region CTTGAAACAGAGCAACAGCAACACTCAAAAGGTTAGGAATAGCTACTTTTAACGCTTGAGGTAAGATTACCAGTCCCATTTTTTGCCAGTATGAAAGCCCAATGGCATCTGCTGCTTCAAATTGTCCCTTAGGAATAGATTGTAAGCCACCTCGAATATTCTCTGCGATATAGGCTGCTTCAAACATGGCAATACCAATGAGTGCACGCAATAACTTGTCAAAACTCACCCCCTCAGGGAAAAAGAGTGGCAAAATGATAGAAGACATAAATAAAATAGTAATCAAGGGAACACCACGAATAAACTCAATGTAGGTCACACTCATGCTCTTAATAATCGGTAGGTGTGAAGCACGTCCAAGGGCTAAAATAATCCCTAAAGGAAAGGCTGCTAAAATCCCTACCGCTGCTACCATGATAGTCAACATCAATCCACCCCATTTATCCGTGGGTACACTCTCTAACCCAAAAAAGCCTCCATACACTAAAATAAACCCAGAAATAAAATAGAGATTGGCTAAGAGAAGTTTTGCTTTAGGACTGGATAGGTACTTAAAGAGTGCGATAAGTACAAAAAAGAGCCCATACACTGTATTCACTCTCCAACGCTCTGCAGAGGGATAAAAACCATACATAAACATATCGATTTTCATATGAATAAAAACCCAACATGCCCCACCGCTTGTACAATCTTCTCGTGTGGTTCCAACAAAATTAGCATCAATGTATGCCCACTTAATAAAGGGAGGAATAATCCAAAATAAAATCATTACACCCAACATACTTAGGGCAACATTGAGGGGTGTTGAAAAAAGATTTGCGCTTAGCCAATGGGATAAACCTTTGGTATTGCTGCGCGCTTTACGTGGATTAATTTTTTCATAGATTGCCATTTTAGCGCTCCTTAATTTGCATTTTATGGTTAAACCAATTGAGAAATGCCGATACCAAAAGGCTGATGATGAGATAAACCAGCATGGTCATCGTAATAATTTCAATTGCTTGCCCCACTTGATTGAGTGAGGTTCCTGCAAAAACAGTCACGATTTCAGGATAACCTACTGCCGTTGCAAGAGAAGAGTTTTTCAGTAAATTGAGGTATTGATTAATAATAGGTGGAATTGCAATACGAATGGCTTGAGGTAAAATAACAAGTTTTAAAGATTGATAACCACTAAACCCCAGTGAGATAGCTGCTTCTTTTTGTCCATAATTCACCGCTTGAATGCCTGAACGTACCGCTTCGGCAATAAAGGTAGCCGTGTAAATAGAAAGGGCAAAGGCCAGTGCTAAAAATTCAGGAGAAAGTGTTTTGCCACCTTTAAAATTAAACCCTCGTAGCTCTGGAAAACTAAAATTGAGGGTAGCCCCACTGATAAAATAAGCAAGCATGGGCACAACCAATAACAGCATTACGAAAATAGGCCATACCATAAAATCTTTTCCACTCAATGCTTTTCGACGATTCGCCCAAATATTAAGAGCTATAGAACCTATGATAACGAGAATAAAACTAAAAAGTATGCTAAAAAACGTTGTGTTATATTCAGGAAGTGGAAAATAAAGACCTCGGTTATTAATAAAAAACATATTGAAAAATGTATAACTCTCTTTGGGACTTGGCATAGAGCGCAAGACAACATTGTACCAAAAGAGAATTTGAAGCAAAAGGGGAATATTTCTAAAAAAATTAATATAGGCTTTGGCAAGTTTTGCAATCAGCCAGTTATTAGAGAGCTGTAAAATACCAATCATAAGACCTAAGAGTGTTGCAAATACAATCCCCACACAGGCAATAATAATCGTATTTAAAAGACCTACAACAAAAACACGCCCATGCGTATTCTCTTCTGTATAAGCAATAGGGGATTGATCTATCCCAAAACCAGCGGTACCTTCTAAAAAGCCAAACCCTGTTTGAATGCCTCTTTGTTCAATATTGGAAAGGGTATTACTTCCAATGTACCATAAAAATGCAACCAATCCTATAACGGTTAAGGCCTGAAAAAGAAGGCCGCGAATCTTTTGATTTCTTAAAAATACAAACATAGCTATCCTTTAATCTGTTAATCATACAGGGTAGAATTTTCTACCCTATACATACGTTTTTGTATTTTTGTAAGTTATTATCTAAAAGGAGGAGCGTATTGTAGGCCACCTTGTGTCCAAAGTGCATTGTAGCCACGTGAAATTTTAAGAGGGGAGCCATTACCAACATTTTTTTCAAACGATTCGCCATAATTCCCAACATGCTTGATAATAGAGTAGGCAAACTCTTTTTTGAGACCTAGATTTTCACCCATTTGTCCCTCAACACCTAAGAGGCGTTTAACATCTGGATTATCAGATTTAAGCATGGCATCAACATTTGCACTGCTTACGCCTGCTTCTTCAGCGCTTAACATGGCAAAAAATGACCATCTCACAATATCAAACCATTTTCCATCACCCTTGCGAACAACAGGACCTAAAGGCTCTTTGGAAATAACTTCAGGAAGAACAATAGACTCATCAGGTTTTAAAAGTTTAATTCTCAATCCGTACAATTGTGATTGATCAGAGGTTAAAACATCGCATCGGCCACTTTCATATGCCTTAACCACTTGGTCATTGGTATCATAAGAGACCAATTTGTATTTCATTTTATTGCTTCTAAAATAATCCGCTACATTGAGTTCTGTAGTCGTACCCGTTTGCAAACAAATTGAAGCGCCATCAAGCTCTTTAGCACTTTTTACACCCAACTTTTTGGTGACCATAAAACCTTGACCATCGTAATAATTAATGCCTGCAAAATTTAGCCCCAAAGAGGTGTCTCGAGTTTGTGTCCATGTGGTATTTCGTGAAAGCATATCAATCTCACCTGATTGAAGGGCGGTTAAACGCTCTTTTGCATTGAGTGCAATGTATTTAACTTTTTTATCATCACCAAAAATGGCAGCAGCAACCGCACGGCACACATCAACATCAAGACCCTTGTAAATACCATCACTACCCACTTCAGAAAAGCCAGGGAGTCCACCATCAACACCACACTTCACAAAACCTTGTTTTTGTACATCACTCAGCGTATCCGCATACAAGGCGGTTGAACTAAGCGCTAAAAAGCTCATTGTTGCTAAAGAGACTTTAGCGAATTTAGAATGTAACATCATCTATCTTCCTTTCTAGTTTGAGATATGAGGACAATTCTAGCATGAGATGATTTGTTTATTGTGCATTATTATGATTATTTATTAATCAGTAAAATGCTTATAGATTTAATAGTTAAAAAAATAGACGTTGCAAATAACTACAGAAAACCTAAAGATATAGGGTTGTTTAAAATTCATTCAATTGTCTTTAAAGGCAATCTCATTATAATAAAGAAAAATCAGTATGTAAGGGTCTTGTATGAGTTCTTGGACGCGTTCATCATGGAGAGAAAAACCAATTAAGCAACAGCCGCTTTATGCCAATCAAGAGATGCTAAAAAGTGTCGAGCAAGAATTAAGTAAATATCCACCCCTTGTTTTTGCAGGCGAAGTAAGACAACTCAAAGCCTCTTTAGCGGATGTGGTTGCAGGTAAGGCATTTTTACTTCAAGGGGGTGATTGTGCGGAGAGTTTTACCGAATTTAATGCGGTAAACATTCGTGATATGTTTAAAGTCATGCTTCAAATGGCAGTTGTTTTGACCTTCGCAGGAGGTTGTCCTATCGTTAAAGTAGGGCGTTTAGCAGGGCAGTTTGCAAAGCCACGCTCCAGTGATTATGAAGAGATGAATGGCGTATCACTTCCGAGCTACCGTGGTGATATTATCAACGATATGGATTTTACAGAAGAGGCACGTGTGCCTAATCCTAAACGTATGCTCAAAGCCTACAACCAATCCGCTGCAACCATGAACCTTTTACGTGCATTTTCGAGGGGTGGTTTGGCAGATTTGCATCAAGTGCATAAATGGACATTGGGTTTTGTCTCCAAAAGCCCTTTGGGTGAGCGCTATCAGCATCTGTGTGATCGTATATCTGAGACCTTAGCATTTATGGAAGCGTGTGGCATCACTTCTGCCAATACACCCAATATTAACGAAACCGTTGTGTACACATCCCATGAGGCACTTTTACTCAACTACGAAGAAGCGCTGACGCGTCAAGACAGTTTGACAGGGGATTGGTATGACTGTTCAGCGCATATGCTTTGGATTGGAGATAGAACGCGCAATGTTGATGAAGCCCATGTGGAATTTTTAAGTGGGGTAAAAAATCCTATTGGCATTAAAGCAGGACCAACGACTACGGTTGAGAGTTTAATGGCATTGATTCAAAAGCTTAATCCTGAAAATGAAGCGGGTCGTTTAAATATTATCGTGCGCATGGGTGCAGATAAAATCGAAACTGAATTTCCAAAGTTAGTCCGTGCCGTGAAAGCAGCAGGCGCCCATGTGTTATGGAGCATTGATCCGATGCATGGCAATACTATCAAAGCCTCTAATAACTACAAAACACGCTCGTTTGATGAAGTCTTACGTGAAGTGAAGGGCTTTTTTAAAGTGCATGAAGAAGAGGGCACCTTTCCAGGAGGCGTTCACTTAGAGATGACAGGGCAAGATGTGACAGAGTGTATCGGTGGTGCGCAAGAAATTACCGAAGAAAACCTTGCGTGTCGTTACCATACTCAGTGCGACCCACGCCTCAATGCCAACCAAGCGTTAGAGCTTGCCTTTTTAATTGCAGACTCTTTAAAAGCGGCACGTCAGCGCTTTTTAGCGTAGTGAAACCTTTTTACATGTAAAGATATAAATCTTTACATGTAAAGCCTTATTGTTTACGTTTTTTCCTTTGGTGCAACCACACATAAATTACCCCAATAAACACCACCAATGCCACAACCATTAGTGTTACTAGATGTAAATTCTCTTGAAGCAGTGCCTCGTTTTGACCAAAATAATAGCCAAGCAGGGCTAAAATGCTGACCCAAATACCAGCACCCACACCTGTATAAAAAGCAAAAAGTCCAAGATGCATACGTGCCAAACCCGCAGGTAAAGAGATGTATTGGCGCACCACAGGCACCAACCTACCACTGAGCATAGAAAAAGAGCCGTGGGTTTTAAAAAAGCGCTCCACTTTATCAAGGGTCTCTTTGGTAAAAAAAACATAATGTCCGTATTTCAAAAGCAATCTACGTCCAAGTTTAACCGCCAAATAGTAGTTAAACAGTGCGCCTGCAATGCTCCCACCAATGCCCACAAAAATAGCCATCCAAAGGTTCATCTCGCCTTTGTAGCTCAAATACCCAGCAGGAATCATCACCACTTCAGAGGGAAATGGAAAAAAACTACTCTCTAAAAACATCATTACAAAAATACCTAAATAGCCTAAACTACTCACCGTTTGAACAATCCAATCAATAATAGCGTGCATAAAACTCCTACATTTTTTATTAGAATTCTTATAAAAACTCTACACGTTGCGTAAAAGCTTATATCACACGAATTTCAAGTTCATCCCCTTGCCATACACCGTGTTTAGTACAATAGCATTGGGCATTAAAATGATAAACATCTTTATTAGGCACAATAGAAAATGCAACTTCAGCATTGCCTCTACGCTCTTCTGCACTTACAATACATGCAGCCAGTTCCACTTTGGCAAGCATACGATCCGCATCAAAAAGTGTAATCGTAGAGATATAATGATTAAAATCATCAATATGCGCATGCTCACGACCCACTCGTACATGTACCATGAGTGGAACACCTTTTTGAGCTATACCATCACAAGAAATATAAGGGGTATGTTTATCAATAAAATCTTTGCGAGATTCACGCTCTTCGGGGCTAAAACTATCTGATGTAAAAATTTTTGGCATAAGGTATCCTTTTTGAAAAAATGGTTAATTTTGAAAGCAATAGTATCAAAACGAAAGTGCTTAAGATTTTAATTCAATCATTCTATCGCCACACCATTGCGCAAGCGCTTTATCGTGTGTAATAAGTAAAATACCCACACTATCCAAACATTGCATCAGTAATTGCATGACATGCAAACCTGTAATATTATCCAGCGCAGAGGTTGGCTCATCCGCTAAAAGTAGCTTTGGTTTCATCAATAAAGCCCTTAAGATAGAGCATCTTTGTAACTGTCCACCGCTGAGTTGGTGTGGTTTTTGATGCAAAAGCACTTCATCTAAATTCAATGCTTCACATAAAACATCTAATCCATCCAAAGAAGCGACATCTTTGATTTGATTTAAAATGGTGTAGGTCGGGTGAAACGAAGTGTAGGGGTCTTGAAAAATTTGCGACAAAGAAGCGGCATGAATGTTTCCTCTTTGCGCCTTCACATTTCCTGAAATAAGCTCAAAAAGCGTACTTTTTCCACTCCCGCTTGCACCTACAATACACACCACCTCTCCGATGTTTACATGTAAAGAGAAGTCTTCATATAAAAGCCTCTCTTGGGTGTAGCCAAAATCAAGGTTTTCAATCGCTAAAACCTTCTCACTCATGCGCGAATTTGACCTTTACCATACACCTTGAACTTATACGTTGTCAAATCATTAATCCCCATAGGTCCTCGTGCATGAAGTTTATTGGTACTAATGCCTACTTCCGCACCGAAACCAAACTCACCACCATCGGTAAAACGAGTGGAGGCGTTCACATACACACTGGCCGCGTCCACTTCATTTAAAAAGCGCTCCGCCGTCGTGTAATTTTCGCTCAAAATCGCTTCAGAATGAGAAGAGCCATACGTTGCAATATGTGCAATCGCTTCATCCACACTTTCAACGATTTTAATGTTTAGCGCATTGCATAAATGCTCTGTATGATAATCTTCTTCGCTTGCAAGGCTTACATGTAAAAGTGCTTGTGTCTTCTCACACCCTTTTATCTGCGCACCGCTTGCATCCAACGCCTCTTTCATCGATGGTAAAAACGTAGCAGCAATGGCTTCATGCACCAAAAGAGTTTCGAGGGAATTACACGCACTAGGACGTTGGCATTTGGCATTGAGGACAATGGCTATAGCTTGCTCTAAATTGGTATCTTTATCCACAAAGGTATGACAGACCCCTTTATCGTGTTTTACCACAGGAATAGTCGCATTTTCGCTCACATAACGAATGAGCGCTTCACCGCCTCTTGGGATGATGACATCCACGTATTTATCCATTTTAATGAGCTTAGCAACCCCTTCACGACTCGCATCGGGTAAAAGAGAGATAATGGCTTTAGGAAGCCCGTACGCCTCTAAGACTTCTTGCAAAATGGTCGCAATAATAGTGTTGCTATGGTGTGCCTCTTTGCCACCTTTGAGTACACACGCATTGCCACTTTTAAAACAAAGTGCAGCAGTATCGCTCGTGACATTAGGACGACTCTCATAGATAATAGCAACCACACCAATAGGAATGCTCACTTTTTCAATTCTAAGCCCACTAGGAACAACCCATCCTTCCAACACTCGCCCTACAGGCTCTTTAAGCGCTGCAATTTCTCGAATCGCTTTTGCCATATCGGCGATACGTTTAGGATTGAGTAAAAGTCTGTCCATGAGTGCGGCACTTAAGCCATTTTTCTTACCTTCTACTAAATCCTTTTGGTTTTCATCAATAATACGTTCACAGCTCTTTTCAAGGGCATCTGCCATGGAGAGCAACACATCACATTTTGTTTTAGGATCAAGTGTGGCAATAACCCGACTGGCTTGTTTGGAATGTTCTAAAAATATTTGCACCTTATTGCCTTTCTTATGCGATAATTTCGTAAGATTTTACACTTTTTATATTTAATGTGTCATAAGTATGTCCACGCTATAATCTGAACTATAAAAGATACTAAACAAGGAAATGTCATGCAGCAAATTTATGATATCGCCATTATTGGTGGAGGGCCAGGAGGAATTGGAGCGGCCGTTGAAGCAAAGGTATTTGGCATTCAAAATATTTTGATGATTGAAAAAGGAGATAACCACTCTCAAACCATTCGTAAATTCTACAAAGATAACAAACGTGTCGATAAAAATTATAAAGGTCAAGAGATTGTATTAGAAGGAACGATTGACTTTAGAGATGGAACCAAAGAGAGTACACTCAATTACTTTGACTCCTTACTGGATAAGGGTGAAATTGACACTGCTTTTAACAGCGAGGTGGAGAGCATTACGAAAACAGGTGATGAATTTCAAATTGTTACGAGCAAAGCAGGCTATATTGCAAAATACGTTATTGTGGCTATTGGAACCATGGGAAAACCCAATAAACCAGACTATACTTTACCTATTTCCCTTAAAGAACGTATTAACTTTAACCTCGACAAATGCTCCCAAAATGAGAAAATCTTACTCGTAGGAGGAGGAAATTCCGCCGTAGAGTATGCCCTTGAGCTTTCAAAAACAAACAACGTGACGTTAAATTATCGAAAAGAGAGCTTTAGCAGACTGAACGATATTAATCTTCAAATGATTCAAGAGTACAATGGTCGGGAAAAACTGCGATTGCGTCTGGGAATGGATATTGTAAGCATTGAAAATGAAAATGGTTTACCCAAAGTGCACTTTACCGATGGGTATGACACGGTGTATGATAGAGTGATTTATGCCATTGGAGGAACAACCCCGATTGATTTTCTCAAAAAATGTGGTATTAGCTTCAATGAAGAGAATAAAGCAGAATTTGATGAAAATTATGAAACCAAAACCAAAGGCTTATACCTTGCTGGGGATATTGCCGTTAAAAGTGGAGGAAGCATTGCAATTGCGCTCAATCATGCATACCACATTATCTCCCACATTCTTAAATCACACCAAAAACAAGGTTAGGAATGGAGAAACATAAGCTCTTAGGTTCGCAATTCTTCGCACTTTTATTTTTGATGCTTCTTGTGATTGGCGGTATAGCCTCGTACACCTTAGGAAATTTTGGAGGTGTCTCTTTTGATGAACTAGGAGAGAAGTACATTCCTAAAGACGATGTTAAGTTTAGTGACCTGCCTTTAGAAACTCAAAAGCGCTACATTGATAAAGAAGCAACTCTAGCACAAAGCAAAGAGGCAAATGCCTTAGAATTAGAAAACTATGTCGATGAATTTGGTAAAGCTATTCCTGAAAATGCTGTGAACATGCAAGATTTAAAGCGTATGATTACCCGTTTGCAAAAAACCCTTCTTTTCTTGCATCATGACTATTTTTTAATGACCAATGAAAAAGATGAACTTGTTCAAAAAATAGAGATGCAACAAAAAGAGTACGAAAAAGAAAAACAAGCATGGCTACAGCAGAGCACACAACGCCTTAATGAAGCAGAAGAGCATCATTTTAAAAATATCAGCGAATTGACCCTAAAATTAAATGATCTTCAAAAAGAAAACCTTTTACTCTCCCATAAAATAGAGAGTGAATCCAATGACTTAAAATCAGAAATTGAATCGCAAAAAGCAAAACAAGCACAAGATGATGCCAAAAAACATCAAGAAATTCACCTAGCACGAGAAGAAGAACGGGCTAAATTTCTTAGCTATGAGACAAGTATTGCAGAACTTAACACAAATCTTGACGCATTAAAAGAAAAGCTTCACCTTCAAGAAGCAGAATATCAAACACGTTTTGAAAATGAAAAAAAAGAACTGGAAATAAAAAATCAACTCCTTGAATCTTCCACAAAACAGCTTCAAGAGTTGGAAGCGAAACATACAGAAACCTTACGATTAAAAGAAGAAGCTATTGTTAAAGAAAATGCCACGCATGAAGAAGAAGTGAAACACCTAAAATCAGAGCTTTCAAGTGCAAAAAAACATGTTGATGCTTTACTTTTAGAGAGTGAAAAAGATTTGGCAAAATTTAAACACTATCTTGATGAGGAAAAGAAGCGTTATAGCGAACTAAGCTTTGAAAATCAACACTATAAAGAAGCGATGCAAGCCAAAATTGAAACCTTAACCCTCACAGTGGAAAAAGCCAAAGAAGAGGCTGCTCAAAAAGAACAAAAGCTTCAAGAATTAACCCAAACCATCACAAAGCTTCAAGCCATTACGCAGGATATTGATAAAGAAGTTGAAAAACGTGTCGATGAAATCAGCCAAACTCACAACAAAAACTACCGTATTTTTAATGAAAAAATGGCTCATTTTGAGAGATACAAACAAGAACTACTCCAACAACTCGATGGTCAATTAAACGAATATAAAGCAACTGCTAAAGAAAATTTTGAACGTATAGAGCACCAAAACAAAGAACTCACCCAGAAAAATGAAGCCTTGAGTTTGGAAAAAGAAAACTACGCAAAAGAACTTCAAACCGTTCAACAACAGCTGATACTCTTGCGTGAAAAACATGAGGCGATGCAGCAAGCCGATATGCAAAAACTCAAAGAAACACATGAGTCACTCCTAAGACTGCAAGAACAACTCAAAGCAAAGGATGAAAGTATAAAAACCTTACATGTAAATCATAAAGAAGCACTCAAATCAAAAGAGAATGCTCCTCGCTCAAATGAGCCATTGAACTATATAGCTCAAATAAACTGTGAAGATATGGGAACAGGAGTGGATGCCCTTTCTGAAAAATGCAAAACAGATATAAAAAGCTTTTTATCACGCTATGATCGTTCTTATTTCTTTGAAATAACACCCATTGTGGACAATTCAGGCTTTGCTTCTTTAGCGCTTCTTAAAACAAAGAAAGTTGGCATTGAAGAGAGTGAGATTGAGCGTATTAGTGCTCTTGCTAACATTGGACTTGGCAAAGCCAGAGCCAAAGCAGGTGGTGAGTTGGTTACATCTTACGTAGGAGAGGGGGCAAAAATAAGCTATGCCCTCTCAAACATTGAACAAGCTAAAGCACGGGGTTTTCAGATCAAGGTGTATCGCTAAATGCTCAATTTATTGCAATTAAAAGAAGGGTATCGCTACAACAGCGATTCTTTATTACTGTATGATTTTATAAGCACCTTAAATCCAAAAGGGAAGCTCTTGGATGTTGGATGTGGATGTGGTATTTTAGGACTTTTACTCAAACGTGATTTTCCTTCTTTACATGTAAGCCTTTTGGATATTCAAGCGAAAAATTGTGAAATTGCACACGCCAATGCTTTAGCCAATCATTTAAGCATTGAATCCTTTACATGTAAAGATTTTTTAGAAGTAAAATTTGAAGAGAAATTTGACCATATTATCTCCAACCCTCCTTTTTACCATCAAGGAGGCGTTAAGAGCGAAAAGGATACGCTAAGCCTTAGCAGACATAGTAGTGCGCTCCCTTTTGAAGCTTTCGCAAAAAAGGTGAGTAAAACACTTTCCAATCGTGGGTATTTTACCTTTTGTTATGATGCTAA harbors:
- a CDS encoding amino acid ABC transporter permease, with translation MAIYEKINPRKARSNTKGLSHWLSANLFSTPLNVALSMLGVMILFWIIPPFIKWAYIDANFVGTTREDCTSGGACWVFIHMKIDMFMYGFYPSAERWRVNTVYGLFFVLIALFKYLSSPKAKLLLANLYFISGFILVYGGFFGLESVPTDKWGGLMLTIMVAAVGILAAFPLGIILALGRASHLPIIKSMSVTYIEFIRGVPLITILFMSSIILPLFFPEGVSFDKLLRALIGIAMFEAAYIAENIRGGLQSIPKGQFEAADAIGLSYWQKMGLVILPQALKVAIPNLLSVAVALFQDTTLVLIIGLFDLLAMVRLSAADSYWLGYETEGYVFVTFIFWFFCYSMSSFSQRLEKRFNTNLR
- a CDS encoding amino acid ABC transporter permease, whose product is MFVFLRNQKIRGLLFQALTVIGLVAFLWYIGSNTLSNIEQRGIQTGFGFLEGTAGFGIDQSPIAYTEENTHGRVFVVGLLNTIIIACVGIVFATLLGLMIGILQLSNNWLIAKLAKAYINFFRNIPLLLQILFWYNVVLRSMPSPKESYTFFNMFFINNRGLYFPLPEYNTTFFSILFSFILVIIGSIALNIWANRRKALSGKDFMVWPIFVMLLLVVPMLAYFISGATLNFSFPELRGFNFKGGKTLSPEFLALAFALSIYTATFIAEAVRSGIQAVNYGQKEAAISLGFSGYQSLKLVILPQAIRIAIPPIINQYLNLLKNSSLATAVGYPEIVTVFAGTSLNQVGQAIEIITMTMLVYLIISLLVSAFLNWFNHKMQIKER
- a CDS encoding amino acid ABC transporter substrate-binding protein, whose translation is MMLHSKFAKVSLATMSFLALSSTALYADTLSDVQKQGFVKCGVDGGLPGFSEVGSDGIYKGLDVDVCRAVAAAIFGDDKKVKYIALNAKERLTALQSGEIDMLSRNTTWTQTRDTSLGLNFAGINYYDGQGFMVTKKLGVKSAKELDGASICLQTGTTTELNVADYFRSNKMKYKLVSYDTNDQVVKAYESGRCDVLTSDQSQLYGLRIKLLKPDESIVLPEVISKEPLGPVVRKGDGKWFDIVRWSFFAMLSAEEAGVSSANVDAMLKSDNPDVKRLLGVEGQMGENLGLKKEFAYSIIKHVGNYGESFEKNVGNGSPLKISRGYNALWTQGGLQYAPPFR
- a CDS encoding class II 3-deoxy-7-phosphoheptulonate synthase, giving the protein MSSWTRSSWREKPIKQQPLYANQEMLKSVEQELSKYPPLVFAGEVRQLKASLADVVAGKAFLLQGGDCAESFTEFNAVNIRDMFKVMLQMAVVLTFAGGCPIVKVGRLAGQFAKPRSSDYEEMNGVSLPSYRGDIINDMDFTEEARVPNPKRMLKAYNQSAATMNLLRAFSRGGLADLHQVHKWTLGFVSKSPLGERYQHLCDRISETLAFMEACGITSANTPNINETVVYTSHEALLLNYEEALTRQDSLTGDWYDCSAHMLWIGDRTRNVDEAHVEFLSGVKNPIGIKAGPTTTVESLMALIQKLNPENEAGRLNIIVRMGADKIETEFPKLVRAVKAAGAHVLWSIDPMHGNTIKASNNYKTRSFDEVLREVKGFFKVHEEEGTFPGGVHLEMTGQDVTECIGGAQEITEENLACRYHTQCDPRLNANQALELAFLIADSLKAARQRFLA
- a CDS encoding DedA family protein, whose protein sequence is MHAIIDWIVQTVSSLGYLGIFVMMFLESSFFPFPSEVVMIPAGYLSYKGEMNLWMAIFVGIGGSIAGALFNYYLAVKLGRRLLLKYGHYVFFTKETLDKVERFFKTHGSFSMLSGRLVPVVRQYISLPAGLARMHLGLFAFYTGVGAGIWVSILALLGYYFGQNEALLQENLHLVTLMVVALVVFIGVIYVWLHQRKKRKQ
- a CDS encoding desulfoferrodoxin family protein encodes the protein MPKIFTSDSFSPEERESRKDFIDKHTPYISCDGIAQKGVPLMVHVRVGREHAHIDDFNHYISTITLFDADRMLAKVELAACIVSAEERRGNAEVAFSIVPNKDVYHFNAQCYCTKHGVWQGDELEIRVI
- a CDS encoding ATP-binding cassette domain-containing protein, whose protein sequence is MSEKVLAIENLDFGYTQERLLYEDFSLHVNIGEVVCIVGASGSGKSTLFELISGNVKAQRGNIHAASLSQIFQDPYTSFHPTYTILNQIKDVASLDGLDVLCEALNLDEVLLHQKPHQLSGGQLQRCSILRALLMKPKLLLADEPTSALDNITGLHVMQLLMQCLDSVGILLITHDKALAQWCGDRMIELKS
- a CDS encoding NAD(P)-binding domain-containing protein, which codes for MQQIYDIAIIGGGPGGIGAAVEAKVFGIQNILMIEKGDNHSQTIRKFYKDNKRVDKNYKGQEIVLEGTIDFRDGTKESTLNYFDSLLDKGEIDTAFNSEVESITKTGDEFQIVTSKAGYIAKYVIVAIGTMGKPNKPDYTLPISLKERINFNLDKCSQNEKILLVGGGNSAVEYALELSKTNNVTLNYRKESFSRLNDINLQMIQEYNGREKLRLRLGMDIVSIENENGLPKVHFTDGYDTVYDRVIYAIGGTTPIDFLKKCGISFNEENKAEFDENYETKTKGLYLAGDIAVKSGGSIAIALNHAYHIISHILKSHQKQG
- a CDS encoding tRNA1(Val) (adenine(37)-N6)-methyltransferase — encoded protein: MLNLLQLKEGYRYNSDSLLLYDFISTLNPKGKLLDVGCGCGILGLLLKRDFPSLHVSLLDIQAKNCEIAHANALANHLSIESFTCKDFLEVKFEEKFDHIISNPPFYHQGGVKSEKDTLSLSRHSSALPFEAFAKKVSKTLSNRGYFTFCYDAKQLDMLMHALLSNGLNVENLCFVHPKIDKEASLVLVCARKNSKSLCRIHAPLLMCEEEQFTKRVKAIFEKSKTKSLEWMD